A genomic window from Micromonospora violae includes:
- a CDS encoding MbtH family protein: MIDVSNPFEDPNGRYLVLVNDEGQHSLWPAFVDVPAGWDTVLSDAERADALRYIDENWTDMRPKSLIKAMDEAGHGTPDRPSQVAR, encoded by the coding sequence ATGATCGACGTGAGCAATCCTTTTGAAGATCCAAACGGCAGGTATCTCGTTCTCGTCAACGACGAGGGTCAGCACTCACTCTGGCCGGCCTTCGTCGACGTGCCGGCCGGTTGGGACACCGTACTCAGCGACGCCGAGCGCGCCGATGCGCTGCGCTACATCGATGAGAACTGGACTGACATGCGCCCGAAGAGCCTGATCAAGGCGATGGACGAGGCGGGCCACGGCACGCCGGACCGACCGAGCCAAGTGGCGAGGTGA